The following coding sequences are from one Lolium rigidum isolate FL_2022 chromosome 6, APGP_CSIRO_Lrig_0.1, whole genome shotgun sequence window:
- the LOC124665101 gene encoding 60S ribosomal protein L10a-1-like, with protein MSKLQSDSLREAITAITNGSREKNRKFVETIELQIGLKNYDPQKDKRFSGSVKLPHIPRPKMRVCMLGDAQHVEEAGKMGLDYMDVESLKKMNKNKKLVKKLAKKYHAFLASEAIIKQIPRLLGPGLNKAGKFPTLVSHQESLEGKVNETKATVKFQLKKVLCMGVAVGHLGMDEKQIFQNVQMSVNFLVSLLKKNWQNVRCLYLKSTMGKRERLF; from the exons ATGAG TAAGTTGCAGAGCGACTCCCTGAGGGAGGCAATCACAGCTATTACCAATGGAAGTCGTGAGAAGAACCGCAAGTTCGTTGAAACCATTGAGCTGCAGATCGGACTGAAGAACTATGACCCACAAAAGGATAAGCGTTTCAGTGGTTCTGTTAAGCTTCCTCACATCCCTCGCCCAAAGATGAGGGTCTGCATGCTTGGTGATGCCCAGCACGTTGAAGAG GCAGGGAAAATGGGCCTAGACTATATGGATGTGGAATCCCTCAAGAAGATGAACAAAAACAAGAAGCTAGTCAAGAAGCTTGCAAAGAAGTACCATGCTTTTCTTGCATCTGAGGCCATCATTAAGCAGATTCCTAGACTTCTTGGACCTGGTCTTAACAAGGCAG GAAAATTCCCAACTCTGGTCTCTCATCAGGAGTCCCTCGAAGGCAAGGTTAATGAGACCAAGGCTACAGTGAAGTTCCAGCTGAAAAAGGTGCTCTGCATGGGTGTTGCTGTTGGCCACTTGGGCATGGACGAGAAGCAAATCTTCCAGAACGTGCAGATGAGCGTGAATTTCCTTGTTTCTCTGTTGAAGAAGAATTGGCAAAAC GTGAGGTGCTTGTACCTGAAGAGCACAATGGGAAAGCGGGAACGGTTGTTCTAG
- the LOC124665100 gene encoding acidic endochitinase-like, protein MASRALTPYQLIASLTMALLATCHAGSIAVYWGQNNEVSLPETCASGNYEFVIIAFLSKFGNGQRPQMDLAGHCDPSSGGCESISNDIRSCQRRGVKVLLSIGGADGSYGLSSPDDARQVAIYLWNNFLGGTSSSRPLGDAVLDGIDFDIEYGGDKFWNDLARDIKRLGNSLDSRKRVLLSAAPQCPFPDEWDGSAIATGLFDYVWVQFYDNPECEFKADAEAFMDAWRRWVSVPAGKVFLGLPASKDAANNGFIPAGELTSRVLPLIKGSPKYGGVMLWSKFYDDRTGYSSAIKSHV, encoded by the coding sequence ATGGCAAGTCGAGCTCTAACCCCTTACCAGCTCATCGCGTCTCTAACCATGGCGCTCCTTGCGACGTGCCATGCCGGTAGCATCGCCGTCTACTGGGGCCAGAACAACGAGGTGTCGTTGCCCGAGACGTGCGCGTCGGGAAACTACGAGTTCGTCATCATCGCTTTCCTCTCCAAGTTCGGCAACGGCCAGAGGCCGCAAATGGACCTTGCTGGCCACTGCGACCCTTCGTCGGGTGGCTGCGAAAGCATAAGCAATGACATCAGGTCTTGCCAGCGCCGCGGCGTCAAGGTTCTTCTCTCCATCGGCGGCGCCGATGGAAGCTACGGTCTCTCGTCCCCGGACGATGCACGACAGGTCGCCATATACCTCTGGAACAACTTCCTCGGCGGCACGTCGTCGTCCCGGCCCCTCGGCGACGCCGTGCTCGACGGCATCGATTTCGACATCGAGTACGGTGGCGACAAGTTCTGGAACGATCTCGCTAGAGACATCAAGAGGTTGGGCAACAGCTTGGACAGCCGCAAGCGCGTGCTGCTGAGCGCGGCGCCGCAGTGCCCGTTCCCTGATGAGTGGGACGGCAGCGCGATTGCTACGGGGCTGTTCGACTACGTGTGGGTGCAGTTCTACGATAACCCGGAGTGTGAATTCAAAGCAGACGCCGAAGCATTCAtggacgcatggaggagatgggtaTCGGTGCCGGCTGGGAAGGTCTTCCTAGGACTGCCGGCCTCCAAGGACGCGGCGAACAACGGGTTCATCCCCGCCGGCGAGCTCACGTCGCGCGTGCTGCCGCTCATCAAGGGTTCGCCCAAGTACGGCGGTGTCATGCTGTGGTCCAAGTTCTACGACGACCGCACGGGCTACAGCTCCGCCATCAAGAGCCATGTCTGA